The following coding sequences are from one uncultured Methanobrevibacter sp. window:
- a CDS encoding stage II sporulation protein M: MDIKHYLRIAKEETKAAFSNNKWLLLFSTVLFVIPLLIGYFYADSISEYIQPMVDNFQKQVDEGVITLTTHSIFTNNVTVAFILYALGALGGVLGAIILINNGLFIGYFGADFNIYAYLALTVPHGIFEIPAIIIATTGGFVLLSFVLHFIWNLRSPDYSYLDIFDPYFSDVKITFKQRCYASFKMNQNKIKESFVFLCLAVILLIIAAFIEANITVPLAGKLLPFFGLSMG; the protein is encoded by the coding sequence ATGGATATTAAACATTATTTAAGAATAGCTAAGGAAGAGACAAAAGCAGCATTTTCAAATAATAAATGGCTCTTATTGTTTTCAACAGTATTGTTTGTGATTCCTCTTCTCATTGGTTATTTTTATGCAGATAGTATTTCAGAGTACATCCAGCCTATGGTGGATAATTTTCAGAAGCAGGTGGATGAAGGTGTAATTACCCTAACCACCCATTCAATTTTCACAAATAATGTAACTGTAGCGTTTATATTATATGCTCTTGGAGCTTTAGGTGGAGTGTTAGGTGCTATTATTTTAATTAATAATGGATTGTTCATTGGTTATTTTGGTGCAGATTTCAATATTTACGCTTACTTGGCATTAACTGTGCCTCATGGAATATTTGAAATTCCAGCAATCATTATAGCTACTACCGGTGGTTTTGTACTCCTTTCATTTGTACTTCATTTCATATGGAACCTAAGGTCTCCAGACTATTCCTATTTGGACATTTTCGATCCATATTTTTCTGATGTGAAGATCACTTTCAAGCAAAGGTGTTATGCATCATTTAAAATGAATCAAAACAAGATAAAGGAGTCTTTTGTATTCTTATGCCTTGCTGTAATCCTATTGATTATTGCAGCATTCATCGAAGCGAATATAACTGTGCCTCTTGCAGGTAAGCTATTGCCATTTTTCGGTTTAAGCATGGGTTAA
- a CDS encoding tryptophan--tRNA ligase, whose protein sequence is MIDPWGSSIVDYDKLVNQFGIKDFSELIGKIEDPARLMKRGVIFGHRDFDKLVPLINGKKDFAVMTGMMPSGQMHIGHKMVIDQLKWYFEKGASLSLSIADMESYAARGISFEKAKEIAINEYLANYIALGLDLTADNVNVYLQSQNKTLNDLTFKIAKRVNFNNMHAIYGFNASTNIAHLYVPLVQVADILLPQTEEFGGPKQVVVPVGVDQDPHLRLTRDIAAKLNEEYGFLAPASTYHRFLTGLTGDKMSSSKPNTAIYLNETPKQAEKKVKSSKTGGRETLDEQKELGGRPDECVIYEMLVYHLVDDDKELEKIREECVNGELMCGHCKVHAAELMKDFFEDLKVKQEESVEIAESLFD, encoded by the coding sequence TTGATTGATCCATGGGGCTCATCTATAGTAGATTATGATAAATTAGTTAATCAGTTTGGTATAAAAGACTTTTCAGAACTTATAGGAAAGATTGAAGATCCTGCAAGATTGATGAAAAGAGGAGTTATTTTTGGCCATAGGGACTTTGATAAATTGGTTCCATTAATCAATGGCAAGAAGGACTTTGCAGTAATGACTGGAATGATGCCAAGTGGCCAGATGCACATTGGCCATAAGATGGTCATTGACCAATTGAAATGGTATTTTGAAAAAGGCGCTTCATTATCCTTGTCAATTGCAGATATGGAATCATATGCTGCAAGGGGAATCAGTTTTGAAAAGGCAAAGGAAATTGCTATCAATGAGTATTTGGCAAATTACATTGCTTTAGGTCTTGACTTAACTGCAGATAATGTAAATGTCTATTTACAGTCCCAAAACAAAACATTGAATGACTTGACATTCAAGATTGCAAAAAGGGTCAATTTCAACAATATGCATGCAATTTACGGATTTAATGCAAGCACTAACATTGCACATCTATACGTTCCATTAGTTCAGGTTGCAGACATTTTGCTTCCTCAAACTGAAGAATTCGGTGGGCCAAAGCAAGTGGTTGTTCCTGTAGGTGTAGACCAGGACCCTCATTTAAGGTTAACAAGAGACATTGCAGCTAAATTGAATGAGGAGTATGGATTTTTAGCTCCTGCTTCCACTTATCATAGATTCTTGACAGGCCTTACTGGAGACAAGATGTCAAGCAGCAAGCCAAACACTGCAATCTACTTGAATGAAACTCCAAAACAAGCTGAGAAAAAGGTCAAATCATCTAAAACCGGTGGAAGAGAAACCCTTGATGAGCAAAAGGAGTTAGGCGGAAGGCCTGATGAATGTGTAATCTATGAAATGCTTGTTTACCATTTGGTTGATGATGACAAGGAGCTTGAAAAGATCCGTGAGGAATGTGTAAATGGTGAGCTCATGTGCGGACATTGTAAGGTTCATGCAGCAGAGCTTATGAAAGATTTCTTTGAAGACTTGAAGGTAAAGCAAGAGGAATCCGTAGAGATTGCTGAATCATTGTTTGATTAA